From Palaemon carinicauda isolate YSFRI2023 chromosome 29, ASM3689809v2, whole genome shotgun sequence, one genomic window encodes:
- the LOC137622404 gene encoding uncharacterized protein: MKTTGDPVFTKFRSLALDCLAATKQMFAEVEDMSLCQKAFSPWSSLLYIIQKRDGSLRSCGKAFEHTDRTRSPATSNIAYMTTYLQNAKVFSMLDLIKGLIKGFLGDLPSVYVTWMTCLSSLPLTRNTSFTYAMGSTSYNRMAFKSATATNLVPLYASLKGKAKDLMWGPLQELAFCNAKNALGSSGAITFSVPYASLLVSNNASNAVLKQVVNDSPCPLSFISRKLSKVKSRYYTFNCELLALHLSLSPLLRRYALYRSHRPHGSDDTFTRQCGVCTTRQSRHLSAVAEYNYTLQQVPKKMNYVANDMSRNTVAHGD, from the exons atgaAGACAACGGGGGACCCAGTTTTCACCAAATTCAGGAGTCTGGCTctggattgtttggcagccaccaaacaaatGTTCGCTGAAGTGGAAGatatgagcctttgccaaaaggcttttAGTCCCTGGTCATCACTCTTATATATTATCCAGAAGAGAGATGGCTCCCTGCGTTCATGTGGGAAAGCGTTtgaacatacagacagaaccagatcaccagCTACTTCAAACATCGCCTACATGACCACCTACTTGCAAAATGCAAAGGTcttctccatgcttgacctcatAAAGGG CCTCATCAAAGGCTTCTTAGGTGAccttccttctgtgtatgttacatggatgacatgcTTGAGTTCTCTTCCTTTAACAAGGAACACCTCCTTTACATATGCAATGGGGTCGACCTCCTACAACAGAATGGCATTCAAGTCTG ccactgcCACCAATCTtgtccccctctatgcctcccttaagggcaaggcAAAAGATctgatgtggggtccccttcaagaattggccttttgcaacgcaaagaatgctctAGGATCCTCTGGTGCCATCACTTTTTCTGTGCCATACGCATCTCTCCTGGTTTCCAACAACGCCAGCaatgcagtactcaagcaggtggtaaaTGACTCACCATGCCCATTGTCTTTCAtaagtagaaaactgtctaaggtcAAATCCAGGTACTATACTTTTAACTGTGAATTACTGGCACTGCActtgtcactttcaccacttcttagaaggtacgccctttatcGTTCACACAGACCACATGGTTCTGAtgacaccttcactcgacagtgcgGCGTCTGCACCACCCGTCAaagccgacatctctctgctgtggctgaatacaattacacccttcaacaggTTCCTAAAAAAATGAATTATGTTGCCAATGACATGTCAAGAAACACAGTGGCCCACGGGGATTAG
- the LOC137622755 gene encoding uncharacterized protein, giving the protein MVSKKRARETIIKDRSMSVELDSLYSNEEEGNKKEGSSDDSSENEHDVCKIVFMREVPRYGKFNEHRSRDIYEFFKEFEWYCQDMYGDCKRVWARELGEYLTGYLLTMYGLIMSVGDVDYESVKTRLIEQVKRMKGSVRYKRRNNFDEARMNAGEAILMYICRLETLARKKYGDEGINENKELIKKFLATVPENVCEFIYLKRKERMRWTQERLTWDDILEIVEDYQLDRCLKESRSVSVRNGMEESVPNFVSFRDAVMRGLVRVTDSVVDRSARASNVGIPVRTNEGFRQGNQVWRDRSASAQR; this is encoded by the coding sequence atggtgagtaagaaaagggctagggagactataatcaaggataggagtatgagtgtggaattagattccctatattcaaatgaagaagaagggaacaagaaggaaggtagcagtgatgatagcagtgagaatgaacatgatgtgtgtaagattgtgtttatgagagaggtacctcggtatgGAAAGTTCAATGAGCATAGAAGTAGGGatatatacgagtttttcaaggagtttGAGTGGTATTGTCAGGATATGTATGGTGAttgtaagagagtttgggctagggagttaggagaatatttaactgggtatttgttgacgatgtatggtctgataatgagtgtaggggatgttgattatgaaagtgtgaaaacgagactaattgaacaggtaaaacgtatgaaagggagcgttaggtataagcgtaggaataattttgatgaggcacggatgaatgcaggagaagcgatattgatgtatatatgtaggttggaaacattagcaaggaagaagtatggagatgaaggtataaatgagaataaggagttaataaagaagtttttggcgacagtacctgagaatgtgtgtgaatttatttatttgaaacggaaggagagaATGAGGTGGACGCaggagagattgacatgggatgatatactagagatagttgaagATTATCAGTTGGATAGGTGTCTGAAAGAAAGCagatctgtgagtgtaagaaatggaatggaggaaagtgtgccaaactttgttagttttagagatgctgttatgagaggactggTAAGGGtaactgatagtgtagtagatagaagtgctagggcgagtaatgtgggaatccctgtaaggacaaatgaagggtttaggcaagggaatcaggtttggagggataggagtgctagtgcgcagcga